The Vitis vinifera cultivar Pinot Noir 40024 chromosome 7, ASM3070453v1 genomic interval GAAACAATTATGAGaagacaaaatttattttttttaaatcaataaaaagttaatgtttatttaattaattttattttaagaaattgtaatttaaaaaaaaaaaataatatctctTATTCTTAGGTTTTCCTCTATAATGTAGTGGAACACAACATGGATGTAAAAACTAATTATCTATAGAAATTAgtggtttgtttgataattattttcaaaaataattttaaaaaatagtcttttaaagttgttttatgatttttatagaATGAAAGTcggtttgaaaacttaaaatatttttaatatttaaaaaaaaaaatcctaaaaataacataaaacaattagaagatgttttctaaaacactatattttttattttaaaaaactgaaaataaaaaatagtttttatttgtcaaacatattttctatatattttttattttttattacaaaaaactATTCAAAAAAATGTTCCCAAATAAGGCCTGCACTTGCCAAACACACCCCCAATTAATGAATGTGGACAAGAATAAACCGGTGGACTCACCCCCAACTAAGAAGCAACTACCCCAATTCTAGACTGTGAACTCCTCCTCCGTCAACTCCATCATTACATAATGTTGGGTTTAATTTGGTGACAAATCATTAGAGAAAGTGCTCCTTCACCCTCCCTACTTCCATACCATATTTGACTATAACTGTTAACTTCCAACCTACTCCTCCCAAGTCAACCTCCTTATCTAATTCTAAAATACAAATCCAAGCCCTCCTCTCCTCTTTCAGGATTTTTACCAAATCCACTTCCTTTCTGTATTTCCCCAAACACGACCTAACTTTTGAATAACATTCCAACTAACTTCGTGATTTGTGTTTTTATaacttgaaattttattttccaaaatacgTGCTTAGTTATTACTTATAAATTAAGTGAAGCTTATTAAGTTATTAGAAAAAAGTCATTAAGTTCAGATTTTCAACTGTCTCCTGAATGATAATTAGTATTAAATGTTGTGAAACTCACTCAATGAAGCCAATATTGGATCAAACATTTCTTCAATATAAAGAGAAATGATAGAATGCATTGATATGCCAGTTCCACAAGCATCTCAAATATCGGATTTTTAAGACACGTGTCATGTGACTTAATTAATTACGCTTACAAAATTTcagattttaattattttaatttatagaaGAAACACGTGCGAGTGGAAGGAATCCAACACCCCACGTGAAAGTACACGTTAATTCGGAGTGGAATCTTACATCAAACTTTCAGTCACATCCCGAAATCAGTGCCACGTCCTCACAAAAATCcgctgccattttttttttaatgtaaaaaataatttgttatttatttatttttaaaatcatgcaAAGTCGGTAGTTCAACTGTGGGGATTGGGATGTACAGAGCGAGCTAGGGTTAGGTTTTCACTTTTGTATAAATTGGAAGGATGGGAAGATGGAGATGAAGACGGAGATGGAGAGCATGCATCATTGAGTTTACAGAGATATGATGCAGGCCCCACAAATACACACAATCTGTGTGCAGACGCAACCTTAAGGGCTCTGCCCCACACCAGGTGTTTTGGCAGATCTCACACGCCTCCACTCTGAAGCTCATATAATTAGCCACCCTCATCACCATTCTTCTTCCTCACTTCACATCTCCACTGCATCTGCTTCTGCTTTCTACTACTTTTGTTCATCTTCGTCACGGACTCACATCCcacatttatttcatttattttcttttttattttatggtgcAGTGAAGTGAGAGAGAACCAGTGATTTTTGGGTTCTCTCGATTTTCGGTGATCTCTTTGTCACATCCCTGGATTCTCTTGTTCGTACGTCGGTGAACGTGAAGAGAGGTCAGAATCGTCACCGTCTCATTGATGGCTAGGCCACTTCCATAATTATAGGCACCCAATCACTCACTCCACATTGGCAATTTCTAAGCGATCtctgaattttaaaaaaaatacacaaacaGTTTTATAAAGTCTCCATTTCATCTGAAGCAAGCGTCGACTTCCAAGCGGAGAAAAACAGCTGTGGTCTGAGAGTTGAGATTGAATAGAAGCGGTGAGTCAGATCGGTGGCGGTGATTGTCAGATGGGGAATTGTCAAGCGGCGGAGGCGGCTACGGTGGTGATTCAACATCCTGGGAACAAGATCGAGAGGATTTACTGGTCAGTGAGTGCTCACGAGGTGATGACTTCAAATCCGGGCCACTATGTCGCACTCGTCGTTACCTCTCCCACGGCCAAGTCCGAAAACGGTACTCCATTGAAGCAGCTCAAGCTTCTCCGTCCAGACGATACCTTGCTTATCGGACAAGTTTATCGCCTCGTCAGCTTCGAAGGTAACAGTCCCAAACATTCATATCAACTGATGCGTTGAATAGCCACAAGCATTCTTAGTACAAGCTGTTTCCTCTTTTTATGATGCAGACGTGTTGAAAGAATTCGCTGCGAAAAAGTCGGTGAAACTGGGGAAGCTGTTGAAGGAGAGAGGAGGGCTCGGATTGGAGAAGACAAAGAGGAAGCACTCAAGTGGTTCAAATTCGAATCAGAATCCGAAACCAGACAGCTACGGTACTGTTGAGGTATGCCCTCACAGTTTCAactcttctttccctttttttccgCGTAAATTATTAAAGTTTTCGAGGGCAATTTCgtcatgaaaattgatataataatTTGTTGATCCCGGCAGTCGAGAATAGGAGGGAATAATGGGTGGTGCAGGGCATGACCGTAGCTAGCGGCTTTTCCATTTTCTGTCACAAAAAGGCATCCCtagaaaaaaaaccctataCTTTTGTTAGAGCGGTGAGAAAAAAGAGATCTATATCTGCAGAGTATGGGTTTGTTCTTGGCTGGTGAAATATTTCAAAAGCAGGTCTTCAACTTTAGAAATCTACGGATCTCGAGGCAATGCCAGCAAAATCAATACCTAAGGAATTTTATTATGTAGGGccaaaaatacaagaaaaggttaaaaaaaaagcaTGCATGTACTGGAGGTTTTCTCCAATTTACATGCATTTATAAAGCAGCCTGGCTTAGGACCCACTGAATGTGGACGTCACTTTCACAGCGTTGTCTCACTGTGCTGGGATCAGCCATTTTTAAGGCTCTGTCCGGGACTCTGGGCGACTGTTCAACGTGAGCTTTTCTGGTAAATGAGCAACTGGTTTACACACATACCCATCATTTGCTCGCTATGCCCTGTTTGTCGAGGGTTGTTCAATTATTATACGGTGGCTTCCAATTGACAGATTCTTGAGGGTCCATCATGATACAATAAGTATAAAATATTGGTTCCTAAGGAAAGTTTAGTTGTTTATTCATGCAACTTGAggtgaaaatagaaaattttagaatttaatccATTCCTGAGCACGTTAGATTAGATTGATATTAGATcgaagggggaaaaaaaaaaattgtatcttctttctttctctgttaCATGAAATTGCCCAACTTGGTCATGCGCGTGGAGTTCACTTTTTTCTCATGTGTGTCTTCTCCACGCCTGTGTTTTCTTTGATCTTTTTTTCCAGGATGAGCAGGAGGTTTATGGATTGGGAAGTAATGTtggcagcagcagcagcagcagcagaggCTTGGGAAGGTATCAGGGTGGTGGTGGGGGGCAATGGAAACCAGCCTTACAGAGCATTGCAGAAGTTGGAACTTGAACGCACTACCACCTTCCACACTCTCGCTTTCCTTGTCTCGACTCTCGTCCACCTCCCCCGCTGTCTCACCCTCCtaccaataaaaacaaaaccccACCCATCCAACCATCCAACCATCCTTTCTCTCTTTCCCATAGCTTTTTATCTTGTTTCTTCTCAGGACAATGAACTATTTCTAGGCATAGGGTTTGTGCTAGATGTGACCCGTTTGGAGTCTTTGGACTTGtaagatatataaatatgtcTAAATGTAACTTTATTTGTTCAATTAAAGTTGATTTTGGTCCACCAAGCCAAACTTTTTGACTCATATCTTAATTTGGTCTTTTGAACAAGTTTTTCCTGCCAAACTCTTTTCTAATTCATCTCATGCCATTGCTTCTATTGAAgaagccaaaaaataaaaattcaaaaacatctCATACCATTGGGAAGTGGAAATGAAAATGTTTTGGCCTTTGAAAGCTTTAACAACGGTTTTTAAGTTTACATTTCCAaagcattaaagaaaaaaaggacaCATGTTAGAAAACAATAActttttagtatatatttttagatcaattttagatattttcaattattttttataactattttgattaataattcaaaatatgaaaaatcatttaaaaacttttacattATATATAACCTTATAGTACTTTATTCaaaataagatgaaaaaaataattttatatctaaatttccaaatataattttgtaccccataataattgaaaaatgttttttaagttctcaataattttttccaaaaaaaatcttcttaaattttactttttctttatatttacatttttgtttgattttatatttaaaatttatatttttgaaatactttattaaaaataaatatattttttacttttctaaaattttaattaaataaaaatttactgCCGACAATGACTTTTATgcgttttaaaagaaaaatattaattaggcCATATTTTTACCACTTTATTGGGTGATACGTCTACTTGAATCATGACATGCATCCAATCATCACTATCATGTGAGCAATTGATGGAAACGTAATAGAAAGTGTTACAGAACCTAGAAGGCAAGAgtcaaattttttcaaaaattcacgAGGTGTGAGGTTCACATTTGGGGTGCCAATGAATCATGGCAGTCCAAACTTGACAATTTTGcccttgtttaatttttataattcactTTTACTTAATTTCTAAGTTCTTTTATGTTTATAATTGAAGAAATTGGATCATCAATGAGTCGTTTTAAcacaattaaaagaataaattagaatgattaataaattaaactcgaacataatttatttattaaatgaattatacaGATGAACACAAACCCGCTAACTGCGGAAGCGGTAAGAACGCAACTCCAACATGTCCCTAAATTTGGTCCCCGCTCGCTGTCCTATTGAACCTGTGGTCCATGTTTTGCCCTTACCCTCTTTCAAAGACACTTTAATGACTTGGGTTCGTGAATTGCCTTTATAAGGGGCCTATCTTTCAAAATCAACTTCAATTATCTTCATACGTGACATGAGTCCTTAAAACCACTGAACCAGAGGCACCTTGTGGAAGCAACTTCTCAGCCTCCTCCATCAACGGGCGGCGCAGGTGGGTTGGTATGAAAGCAACAGTCCATGCCCCCCAACCTCACCTACAACCATGAATTTAAACATTCGACTCAGAGAAAGGTGAAAAGTGAAGAAGACAGGAGGATTAACGGCCACCACGGCACTTTAATTTATTAGTGCTCCCCCCACTAAGCTCCCTTTTCAGATTTAAATTTGTACGATACCACCATTCTGCTGATTGATCAATAATGCGCTCGACTTTCCCCCCctgcttttcattcattttccaaCTTTTCAAGTTTAACCGGAAGCTTAAAAGCTCCTTTTCCTTGGGTCGGCTCCGTCCGTACGTTTTCATAATGTGTGATGAAAATATCACAGAACCTAAGTTGGTGGTGACCGGTGAGGGCCACCTTCTTTATATAACTAATTTGGATTCGGCCTTTTGTGATGCTGGGAGGCTAGTAGTGTAACCCTCATTTTCAAGAGAGCAATTATGAAAGTGTTTGATGGCTTTAATTGATTCAGCCATTTGTTTATTGATGAAATTGTTAAAGATGCGTGGACCCTCATTAATTATTTGTTAATGAGCCAATTTTCTTCAATTATGAGCCCTAATTGAATGTGTTCTATAAAGGTAGGATGATGTTTTATTTGGGGTCTTGTCGAATAATCATAAGTGGGACCggatggttttatttttttactcatATTTACATAAACAAATTACATAACATATTTCTAAGGTTTCATATGGTCTTTACACTTTTTTAAAAGGGAACGTATCGGCACGTTTGACGACCGGTTACAgtaacagttttttgttttttaaaataattttttgttttatattcttaagaacataatgtaaaatattttcaaaaaaaaaaaaaaaaaaaaaaaaaatatatatatatatatatatattttctgagaattgtttgataaaataattatgcaaggatatggaatgattaaaaataaatcattgaatataaaaattaatttaaaaatattaaatacaatttaaaaacatttgaagTTTTCAAAcgaattttgttttacaaaactcTTAAAAACTATGGACTTATTtgataatcattttaaaataattatgaataatagttttttagaatgaattttgaaaactgttatttaatattttgtataacaaaagtttgtttaaaaatttgaaatgtttataacatgtgttttaatatttttttaaaataatttttatttatgatgttttatttttaatcattctaaatatttgtataattattttttaaaacaacccttaaaaacaaacaaaaataatagaaaataatttaaaatatattttctcaaaatatcatattttttatttttaataataaaaaatataaaatataaaatatttttttattatcaaatgtgGTTTCTATGgcttttattttgaagaacagaaaactgtttttaaaaataattcccaatgaactattttttagacttgttttctaaaacagttaccaaataagtctcttaatcatttttttagttatgtTTATAATTTGATAGTTTGTtgtgaaattaaagaaaataaagaaaaaaaaattaaaggaagtGAAttctaaagttatttttattaataaccATTTGTTTCAATCATAACGGACCATAATGATTAAAAGATTCATTATAGTCCTGAAGGTTAAAGGAAGATTTGACCATATTCCATAAAATTTGTACTCGTTTGTAATATTTCATTTTACATGCCCCtcatcttaaaatattttttgtgaaatccttactagaaatttttttttgaaaagagaGAGTACAAATGTGGACCGAAAGCTGGCTAAATGTGGGCCTTTTATTTTGAAACATCAACCCAATTTACTATGAGAAGTCCATGACCTTAGGCTCAATTGGGCCGAACATTCATCGACGTTGCATTTGCCGCTTGGACTGGGCAAGGCCCATCAGTTCAGGCTCAAACAAAATTCGAGCCCGTATCATCGAAATAGTAGAAACACCCTCCCATTTTCCCGTATTTTCAAGTTTCCACCCTGACTGCAGAAGCAATGGCTGCTGCAAAACCGGCCGGGATATGTTTTCTCATGTTCTGCATTGTTTTCTTGACATTTCCGATTTTTCCCTCCATTGCCTTCGCCAATGAACATGCTTTGGGTACGCTCTCTTCCTAAATGATGTTCTTATGAATCTtgaaatttagggttttaacattttctttttatattcaaatgcTTTATTTGAAACCTAGGGTTTGTGCTTTATGCATGGTAAGAGATTATAATATGTGAAATTTTCATAGTTTTgcttctgtttggttgccgagaaaattgATGTAAAGAAACCTCTAGTGCTGCAAGTTCGCTGTTTGGTTCTGGAGTTTAGAGGTTCATCAGGGCATTATAATGTTTAACCtatagaaaaggaaaatcctTTTGTATGTATTATTAGTGATCTTTTGCTATTTATCTTTCGGGTTGTGTAGTTGTTGGGCAGTCTACTATACTGCAAGTATCTCCCTGGTTGGCCGTGGAAAATTCTCCAGGTTCTAGGCCTGGCACTGCAGTGTTATGTGAAAGAGTTCAAATCCGTGGGTTATCGAGGATTAAAAATCTACGGAAGTTTTCCCATTCAGTGAAGGTGAAAGTTTCAGTAACGAACTCAAGCGCCAGGCTGCCTAATGTTGAGGTTTGTTTCCACAGGTGAGTCATTCTTTTTCATGTAGCGTCGTGCCAGGGCTGATCTATTAGAATGGGAGTATGAGTTTAGTAGTTTATTTTCTGAGAGTAGCCATTTTCTCAGGGGAAATTTATCTCTAGGCTTTCTTGTagaatcttaatttttataaatgaagcATTGTATGCTGCCCATCATCAATTTTTTTGCATGTTTCATAAGCCAAGAGAGTCTTCTTGGTTATATACCTTTATTAACAGTTTGAAgtattacttttaaatttaaagggaccatgaagaattaaaattatgttGTAAAGCACCATATATCTCAAAAAAGATCTGAGAATATTATTGGCTGTATGTGTATCTTGTGGCATTCTaaagtttcatttttatgtttattgtcAATGCTGGAAAGGAGTTCCTAATGA includes:
- the LOC100262782 gene encoding uncharacterized protein LOC100262782, which gives rise to MGNCQAAEAATVVIQHPGNKIERIYWSVSAHEVMTSNPGHYVALVVTSPTAKSENGTPLKQLKLLRPDDTLLIGQVYRLVSFEDVLKEFAAKKSVKLGKLLKERGGLGLEKTKRKHSSGSNSNQNPKPDSYGTVEDEQEVYGLGSNVGSSSSSSRGLGRYQGGGGGQWKPALQSIAEVGT